The following DNA comes from Erigeron canadensis isolate Cc75 chromosome 3, C_canadensis_v1, whole genome shotgun sequence.
AATGATATGGAGAAGGAAGGTTGTTATTTGCACACATGTTAAAGGCAACATAAGTCGAAAAAATGCTCTCCATAGTGGCCATCTCAACGCTATTCGATACATCATCTATTCCTTTTTCCGGGAAAAGAAAATCTTCAACTTGAGCCGTATGCAACACCCCAGATAtctgattttgtaactttatgatGTACTCTTTATCTAAATTAAGCTTTAGTGATCTAGAGAGTAATCTGAAATAAAATCCAACTGGAATGATTCTACTACCCTTTTCGCCCTTTTGAAGTAAATCAAGAACCCCTTGTAGTAATACAGCTATATCTTCTTGTCTACCTTTTTCAACAGAAAGTAAACAATTCGCGTAAAATAATATAACCGGGCTAACATACTTTTCTTTCATACCCTGTCTCCGTAAAGACCCGATTACCCTTTTAAAAAACCCGAATGGGAGTGCTATTAGGTCCTTAATCCACACATCTTGGCTCATAATTTCTTGAACCATTTCAGAGCTCCATTTTTTAGTGCTTAAAGCTTCTAAAGTTACAACAGGTTGGTCTCTTCTTCTTTCTGGATCAAGAATCTCCATGCAAGCCATGAAGGCTAAAGATTCAATGCACCGGCTCACAATTAAGAGCTCTTCGGCCCATGGGTCAAGTGATTGACATCTTTGGAGGACAATAAGGGTGTCCTCCCAGCTTTGTAATACAACttgatttaaatatatatcGAAACGCTCACATAGGTTCCCTGAGCTATACTCTTCCGTCATTTCAAGATATTCAGCTGCACATCTTAAGGCTGCAACGTTAAAAGGGTCGACTAAGGTGGACGAGCCATAGATAAAAAGTGAGATCATTTCAAAAGTCTCATGCCCTCCTGGGAAATCTTGTGGTATCTCAAGTTCATTTGACTCAGTTAATTTTCGGCTAAAGTATCCACTCTTTGAAAACAAGGGAtactgtaaaaaaaaatcatttgttagaataatatacaaattacatatttttttgcTGTATATGATCAAAGTCACCTTATGAAGATTGAAAATTCTGCCAGCAACACGAACACAAACTGACGCTGGCAAGCCTGTTTCTTGGCTCCTACATAACATATAACCgaaaagaaaagacaaaatgttaaaaggGTATGATTGAATTCAAACCAAGAATCAAGCAAGTAACGAAAGATAACAAAAAGTTGCGAACTTTTTCATGATTCGATTAGTATTACCATGAAATGATCTTGATCTTGAGAAGGGCACTAACATTTGGAGATGATAAAGGACTAGAAAGTATACAAGCATTGTCTTTTGGTGCAGATATAtccattttggtaaataagaAAAGAACAAAGAAGTTGTAAGTCTGCAAAACTTATAAACAAACTGAGAATTTAACCATCATTTTTGAGTCTTTTCATGGATATAATTGCTTGATCCGGATCTCctcatatataataacaaaaaaatagtaCATTGTGAGCACTTCTAGAATCCAGAAAACCAGATGATTTTTATATGTGTTTAAGCCATTGGATGAATGCATGTAAGGTCATAGATGTGTGTAGTTTGTAGAAACTTTGTGTGTTGGTCAAAGTAAAGATGCACACGAGTGTAATAAAAGAAatggtgatttttttttttctattaaggTTTCAAAGTTCATTTTCTTGATTATTGTGAAGTTTGAAAATGTTATCAAAGCCTTGGACAGTAGAATAAGGATGTAAACTTTTCTACCCTTCTTacatgtgacctttttgtcaATCTCTACATTTTTTGTGTCCTAATTCACCTACAAATCTCTACAACTTGTGTTATTTTTATCTTAATGACCAAGTATGTGCAAATTTCAACCTATTGCTATATGGATTGTGGTATCAAAGCAAAAATGCATGTAAATAATCGAGTTCTGTAATGGTTCGGATGCATGAATCTATCGGAATATATATATGCAGAATTTTTCCACCTTTCCATAAAATTTGATCCCAAAAATCTGTTTTTGTTGTAGTCAAGAAAGATGTTAAATTAAGATCACGTCGAATTGGATTCATTCAGTTAAGTagcatttctttctttctaagaTGCAAAAACAGAATAAGCAAATAAACTGCTTAACTAAACAATCCCGGAAACTCCACCATATACAGTATATAGAGAGATTTGGCTTCAAGTGAAAAGACAAATGAAAGTAATACAGTATATGTTAAACTTTAACTATTCAAATATTACAACAAATATTTAGGGGGAAACAAATTGTATGCATGCACTAGCATTGGAAAAGGCATATAATTTAGATGAAGTATTGATTGAGTCTCAATTGAAACTTTGAAAGTGGAGAAAATAGCTAGTTATCTAACTTTAAAAACTTGAtcacataaaaaataataaaagtataagcCTAAAATGGGAAAACTAGTAATGAGAAAAGATGGAATGTCAAAGAATGACAGATGAAGTAAAAATGAAGTCTTTTGTGTGGTTTGTAGCATAAGTTAATAACCAGGACGGCACGGCTCTTAAAATCATCCTTTTTTTATTCCTTATTCTTGGCTTTGTTTCCTCCCACCCTACTCAATCCCCACAAATCTTTTCCTTCTACTTTTTTATCTTATTGTAGCTACCCACATGTATATTTGTATCTttgtttgatttaaaaggtttgaTCATATTAAATTATCAATGTTAACAATACCTGATACCATTATATTATAGACATACTGCTTACAGTAAAAGGTTTGATAATGGCCATGCATATTTTCACATTGAACTAATATTGTTGCaatataatgtatgtatattgtatatatgaaGATCTTTCATGTTTATACATTTGCAATAAAGTCAATGATATGAAGTATTTTGTATGACATTTGTTGAAACTTTGGCTTTCCATATAATAGCCATTCACCATTGTCTTTCCCTGCCAAAATACTAGTATATTTATGgttttaaatatttgtaaagTGCGTGTACAAAATAAGCACCATTGAGGTGCTTTAAGAAATGTTTATTTAagtataaaataagaaaaatagcACTTGCATCATTTTCATCCTAATATTGAGAAAGTGCTTATTGCATGTTACTATAACAGAGAAAAAACAGCCACCTCCCCAAGTCCCGAATCCAGAAGCAAAACGTTTTTGGTCTAATGACATCCTAAGTGTCGATTATATAATCCGTTAATCCAAAAGTCGCAGGTTCAAATCTTGAAAAAGTAAAACATGTGTCATGTGTGTATAATTCACCATACAGAATGAGTAGAAGACTAGTCTTGAAGCtgcaaaaatataaacaattcTAATGGGCTCTAATCCTTAAATAAGTcattcattcataaacaaactTACAAACTACCTGAAACCCTTTTGTTTACGTTAACAGCAACTAATAATAACTTAGACCCATAATGCAAAAATCAAAGAATACTATATTAACATATACACAAGATCTGTTAGACAACAATTTATGGACTGCCATCACTCTCTTCACTGCTGGCCTCAATAAGAAATGGGTCCTTAAGAAGATCAGATGCAGAAGGCCTTACTCGTGGCTGACCAATGCATCTTTCAATAAATGCTTTTAGCTCAGGATCTTTTACTTTGTCGAACGCTTTAGGCATCACACCTCCAGTAACCTTCCTGTATATTTTAGCAATACTATCACACTCGCTGTAAGGTATCTCCATCGTAGCCATTTCAAGCAAACACATTCCAAATGAGTAAATATCCACCAACTCATTGTAGTCCTCCTCATAAAGCTCTGGAGCCATGTACTCGGGTGTTCCTAGTAATGTATGAGCCGCGTGGTTCTTACCTACCACTGCTGCTAGACCCAAGTCACCGATCTTAACCTGTAATCagaaaacatatttttagttGCAGTTTGGAAGTGATTTTGTGATATGGAATAACTAGAAAAAGATAATCAAATGTAATAAAATGGGCTGCAGAAAATAGTGTCTGTATATGTGTTTGTAGTTTGAAGTAGTACTATTCAACTAATCATAGTCAGGTTCCTTGCAGCTACTCTCAAactgattatttaagaaaatattcATAATCGATTTCATTATACACAAATACTGAAAACTGATTATATATGACTTCAAAACGCAATAAATAGTACACATAGTTACCTTTCCAATGTTTCCGTTGATGAAGATGTTACTGCAGTTAAGATCTCTGTGAATGATACATGGCTCATGATTGTGGAGATACTCTAACCCCCTCAAGATCTGTCGTGACCAATTCTTCATAGCCTTGAGCGAGACCCTTCTATGCTTCTTCCTGTAATCCCTTAGATTACCCGAGGCACATGCCTCAGTGATAAAATTTAAGGTGCTGTGTTCGATATCTCTCCAGAAACTGTACAAAACAATGATGTTTTCATTCTCGAGTGTTTGTAACAGTTCTATTTCTGAGAATAGTCTCTTAAGGACGGACGGGTCTTCACTGAAGTTCCTTAGCTTTACTTGGTTCCAAGCCACATCCCTGCCTTCTTCTTGGTCAAATCCCCTATAGACCTTCTTGACTGCACCTGTGCCTAACAATTCACTGTATCGGCCAAATCTTCCTGATGGATCAACCTCAACAAACGGTTCTCTGTCTTGATCATCGTCAGGATTCGCAGATGGCATTGTACAGATTGTATGTTAAGAATCTGAGATTGCAAACAAAAGTCAGATAACTTTAAGTGCATggcaaaaacttaaaaacaagtATATATCGTGATACAAATTCCAAGCTATGAATTAAGGATTCACGAGTCTATATTCAAAATATAGTAACTTATCATGGCCTTCTCTAAGTatttgtgtaacaccccaaaacCCAAAAAACTCAAAGTCATGGGCCGGCCTAGCACCTTCGAAACACGCGTTAAAATCATAGTGAAAGTTACTGGAAGCCACAACTCAAGGCTTATAAAGTTGTCAAATGGCTCTTCTTCTATCCATGTAGGACGTATTGTAACTGTTACAAGCTTTTATAAACTTCACCACTTAAACTCCTTCCATCCTTGACTTCTTGTTTGGCCTACACAAACACTGGAATGGACACCAAGGAGATGCATGAGTCTCCCACCAATGTCAACTGAGGGGATACCGCTCTGATATCATTTGTAACTCCCCTGAGCCCAAAAGCATGGTATGACTCAATACCTTTAAACCCGGCTTAAAATCACGGTGAAAGATAATTGGTAACTCATAACTTAAGGGTTATAAGGTGATCAAATTTGTCTTTGTCTATCCAATGGgattgacttttaaagtttgaGGCTTTGTGCAaaaattcattaattaccacAACAGGGCCCTTAAGAAAACTAAAAGAAGTTGTTGCAAGTTTAAACACCGTCTTCTTACAAGTTAACTCAACAACTAACATCAAAGGATCAACTATTGTATACACATATACTACACCAACCTTTGATCACAACTACACAATAACGAAGTTAAGAGTTTGGTAACGGATCCAAATGGGTCATACTTTTCATGGGTCAAAACGGGTGGATTGACCCGAATATGGTTTGCCTTAACAAATGCCCAAACAAAATTTTGGATCCGCCACTATTCTCCCACACTCTTGATCATTGTGAGAGAAACCAATCAAAAAGATAAAACAGGTGTGACTGGGTCTATAAAGAATCTATCTTGATTATACAAATGACATGACAAAGGATGATGAAATCGAGTTTAATTACCtcataaaaacaagaaataatatcATGACGAACAAAGTTTATTTGCCAAATTATCTACAATAATACGCATATTTAGATCACTTTAACAGTTCATGGTTCAACTAATAGATCATAATTCTTAAGAACCAGATATACAATGATATTTTGATAATCAAATCAAACACAAAGGACTAAATATACAGGCTAATAACTTctatacaaaaaagaaaacataaatgcTGTGAAAATGTTAGTTACCTTGAATAATGCAGAATCAAACAAGAAGTTGTTTTAGGATCCTTCAATTATGTCAGAGAGAAATATGCATTACAGCAAGTTGTGTGTGgccatataaatacatatagatatagatttatagatatagatatagaagatgCGTGTGCTGATGTTAACTAGAGAGGTGCATGGGAAGATTgtgtgaattaaaaaaatataatatagatttttagtAGTATGTTGAATAAGACATCATCTCgaataaaagtttttgaaaagtatatttTGTTTGATACGTATTTTAGACATTTAGTATCTAGATATTATGAACATATAAGATGTGACAATTCAACTTATTGATGGTGGTGTTACTTCAAATGAACTGGAAAGTAATTTTATTTGGTGAATGAGAATGCATTGTTAGACTGTTCGCAATAGTTCAGGATGTTTTTATGACAAATATCCTAATCAGCATATCGCGTCAGCTTTATATACATCCTTTTCATAAACACTTTTAcccacaataataatatattcatattttcTACAAACAACCAAACTATACTTTGTCAAACCAATTCATCATTCATCCAATTTTTGTCATCTTTCTACATCCTTCACTATCCTTTTCCACATACACCCAAGGATGGATACCCACCACCTTATCACCAGAACAATATCCTTTCTACAAATATCTTCCATGTAATCACAACTCACTTATGGATACCCTTATTGTGGATGATCTTAATGCACGCAACCTTCTACTATGTAGGTTTGTCGAGATGGCATAACAATCAAAACTCATGTGGTTAATGGTTATTATGGGAttgattataaaataaatattaaaataaaataaataaagtaagataCTAACTATTGATCGCTAATAATGAAAGATTtattaaacacaagtatatacaCTGATTCACTGAGATTCTTATGATACACAACTGATTcactaatatttttatgatatacaACGATTTTCAGTCTagtaaaaaaattggtttaTTCGATTTAAATCAATACTTGTTTTTTTGGAAGGAGAACCGGATTATTATATATGGAAATTATCTTTAGATAATAAATATAATCAAATCATACAGGTTGGAGTAATGTAATGATGAGTTGTTTCATTGATCATCTATGACGGTCAATTAGCTGTAAAACAATTTGGGGTGGACCAAAACGATAGTTGCTAGTTAATCAAGTCTATCCCGGTTCAACTCGTGTTGTAACATTATTCTTTTCCAATCTCACCCGACCCATTCAGTTTACTGCTTCTAGCGCATAAGATTGAAACCGTAAACTGTTTACATTAACATTATGcataaaagtataatataagttggtataataatgattataacCAATTTCGTGTCGTGTCTTTGAAATTCAAACAATCTCGCCTTGTCTGGATTTCACGATCTACCTCTATCGAGTACCAGTAACATCCGTGACAATCATGGTTGTGGAAAACTGAAAAGGGAGAATCCAtgaaaagaaaaggcaaagCAAAACTCATGTGAACCAGCCAATTGAGCACATTAAATGTTCTGTCATAAAGTTCAATACATTGAATCAACAACCATGTTTGCCCATCACAATCACACAGATCATACAAAAAACGGTTCCAAATTGCAAAAGAGACGTcccaaaatatcacaaaatatcGCATACCTGTAATCTTACCACAACCATGAAGTACTGTTATGAGTTTCACCAAGACTCTACCTCTATCACACGTATCTTGAGTCGGTTACCAATTCAACTTCGTTTTGAATCAATCTCGAGACATGTGATTGTTACAAGTAGTGTggaacaaacaaaagaaaaggcaTATTGGATTCCTCTTTAAGCAAAAGCAAGGGAAAGATGTAATCCTAAACACATTTCGATCATGAACAAAGCAAACTCTTTCATTACAAAGTCTTGAAATGTAAATTATGAATCACCATTAATGATTCCATGTGAAGACATGTGAACCTTTTGCTGCAAGTGTGTTGCAAAAGAAGAATCAAAGGCAAAGATATCTCTTTTTAATGTCTAATGGCTCATGACTAATGAGTCAGCTCTACATAGCTCTATAATCTATACACTACTAGCAAAAATTGGCATACAAAATATCTGAAAATTAGCCAGCATTAGAGGACTCTGCAAATTTCATCCGACACATCCTGATCTTGTCAGGGATTACAACCTGACACATACATAAGGTAGATCTTCTGCTCGAGTACAGAAATTGCAACCTGGGGTGAAAATGGAGACCAATTACCAGCAGACTGCTTAATGTAGCCCGAATCTGAACGCTTCTCCATTAATCAGACAAAATCATGTCCCGGAGGGAAGTCCTGGTACTTTTAAACAGTTTTTGAAACAACCCAACTTGTGGTGTCAAAAAGCTCACAATCCAAAGCAGTACTATCCCTCTAAGTAACACATGGAGACTTCAATCTATTTCTAAAGCATACATAGCACCTAGGGGCGGAAAAATGGACGAGTTAGGTAACACATCAAAACAAAATAGGGTTCGCAACGGGTAATTATCTGCATGAGCCAAAACGGGCCAGATTGAGTTGGCCGAAAACTCACTTTGTCTTGGAtccattttttattaacttggcgtcaaaaaaatattacatgaacGATACCATTTCAATAATCTGATTTTCAGAAGAATTTGGTTTTCAAGGTTCCAAGccaaaacaaatttatttatttagttatttattttgacctttggctatttgactcaTCTCAATTTCTCCATTTAAGCTATTCTTCTCGAACTACACATTAGAAATGTTAGTGAGAGAACAtgacccaaatcaacccattcacAAGTAAACGGGTCAAAATTGCCCACTATTAAGTCAggaaaacaaacacttttgatgacttaatggattaagtatttttgattgacttaatttattaagtcccAAACAAACACCACCTTAATGTCCTTAGTTTAAGGCAAAGGGCAAAGGGCATGAGCTAGGTTCtgtatagaaaataaaaattaaaaagaaaaaaagaaaggtaTCTGCCACTATGTGCAACACTGCAACCTGAAAGTCATCATGGTCTTAACTCTATACTATGTCTTCAGGATAAGAAAACTACGCTAAGTTTTAACTATCAAATATCATCATGCAACAGTCACCAAGACTTC
Coding sequences within:
- the LOC122593331 gene encoding probable serine/threonine-protein kinase WNK11 is translated as MPSANPDDDQDREPFVEVDPSGRFGRYSELLGTGAVKKVYRGFDQEEGRDVAWNQVKLRNFSEDPSVLKRLFSEIELLQTLENENIIVLYSFWRDIEHSTLNFITEACASGNLRDYRKKHRRVSLKAMKNWSRQILRGLEYLHNHEPCIIHRDLNCSNIFINGNIGKVKIGDLGLAAVVGKNHAAHTLLGTPEYMAPELYEEDYNELVDIYSFGMCLLEMATMEIPYSECDSIAKIYRKVTGGVMPKAFDKVKDPELKAFIERCIGQPRVRPSASDLLKDPFLIEASSEESDGSP
- the LOC122590647 gene encoding BTB/POZ domain-containing protein At5g48130, with translation MDISAPKDNACILSSPLSSPNVSALLKIKIISWSQETGLPASVCVRVAGRIFNLHKYPLFSKSGYFSRKLTESNELEIPQDFPGGHETFEMISLFIYGSSTLVDPFNVAALRCAAEYLEMTEEYSSGNLCERFDIYLNQVVLQSWEDTLIVLQRCQSLDPWAEELLIVSRCIESLAFMACMEILDPERRRDQPVVTLEALSTKKWSSEMVQEIMSQDVWIKDLIALPFGFFKRVIGSLRRQGMKEKYVSPVILFYANCLLSVEKGRQEDIAVLLQGVLDLLQKGEKGSRIIPVGFYFRLLSRSLKLNLDKEYIIKLQNQISGVLHTAQVEDFLFPEKGIDDVSNSVEMATMESIFSTYVAFNMCANNNLPSPYHSVVAELWDAYIMRIANDTKMSSKRFMELIEIIPTASRQNHDHLYKALNIFLQLHTELSQDEKSTVCKYLNCQKLSNEVCVEAVQNELMPLRLIVQALFVQQLSTHKALKECSDSFRYAHHGDFSGSLPSSRYANSRSHYLAESPCVDGEDARNLPLSFLLQKDLASENPEFCKTEYESTSFRIQTLEYQLMTLKRSLQLQNTSKKREQISNKVEPVRPYGLEGRTMSKKRNPLGQVTSCIGTVNFASQRKYASKLLKVFRRFSLFGRTKPKRKQCVNGVHPKSV